CCCCAAGCAGAGCCTACGGCAACATCACCGCGCGTTGGCTCCCTGCGAAACGGAGGCTTCGAACCCGCCCCTGCTCGATCGTCTCGGGAGCAACTGCCTCGGTCATCGCCGCTGATGGAGAGTCCCAGCGAGGGCCGACATCGGCCGCCTTCTGGTGAGATTCACCGACGGTCAAACTCACCCCGGGAGACTGGAGCCGCAGGCCTGGGTATTCAGCGCCCGACGGTACCCCATGCAGCATCACTCCCGAATCATCCAAGGGTTTCTAGGCCATCTTTGCACAATACCTCGCCGCCTTCCTCCTTGAGCCAAGACATCCGCAAGGCTCGGATTCCAAGCGGCAAGGCTCTgacagaggaagaggaaaaggcggCTCAAGATGTCATGTTCGAAAGGGACTATGTGGTTGTTGAGAGGAGGCACGTCGAAGTAAATGCGCTTGCAGATGAGTTGGCCGCAAACGAGAAGCTCGCTTCGCAGAGCCCGACTTCTCTGAAATCGAAGCCACTGGTCAGGCATTTCTCGCAGCAGGGGCCCCCAAATTCTACCACTGGAGCCGTCGCAGCTCCCCCATCGCGGACGCAGCTTATCACGCAGGGCCGAGCCGGCCAGGACCGGCGCTCGTCGTACGAGAAGGCCTTGTCTGCAAGCCCCGGGTCGGCTTCGAgcgccatcaccaaggcTATCCAGGATGCCAGCCTCCGTCTCTTTGGCGTCAGGATGCCCATTCGCCCCAAGGGTCAATCTCCACCAATGTACCAGCCGTTCCCGGCCTATCCGACGCCGCCAACCTCGGCCGGACTCATTGGAGATGGGAAGAACATTGCGTCagaggacgacgatgtcCGCTCCGCGCAGGTCATTGAAGACCTCGCCACCCGAAGTGACTGTGTCTATGGATTCGCCGAGGTCAAATACAAGCAGCTTGTCCCCATGGCACCATCCACAAATCATGGATTGGGAGGCATTGCAGCCGACCAGTTATCAGTGGACGACGAAGGTCTTACAGCCGAAGCCGTGGTGGCACTCTCTGAAGAGGCTTTGGTACTCTATGTGAAGTCACTTTCTCTTTTGGCACGAGCCATGGACATTGCCAGCATCTGGTGgtccaagaagagcaagggaGATGTTACCACCGGCCTATCGGCGGCAGTCTCTCAGTCTGTCGTCCAGCGCATCAACGCCGTGGTCCAATGGGTGCGACAGCGCTTCAATGAGGTGCTGGAGAAGTCCGAGATTGTTCGCTTGAAGCTCATCGAAGCTcagaagcagctgccagAGGACCACCCAAGCCACCCGTCAAACCAAGGAGTGGACTCGATCATGTCCTCCGCAGGATCTGGGATGGACCAGGTATACCTCACACCAGGCATCACAGCTGAAAAGCTAATGTATGACCGAGCTCTCGAGATGAGTCGAACTGCCGCCATTGATGAGGTCACAAATGAGAACTTGCCTGGTTGTGAGATTTCATACATCACGGCCATACGCATGCTCGAGGCTGTGTTGGACAGCGGTGATGACGCAGGTCTTACACGAACCAAGGAGAGCTGCAGCGATCTCGAGAGCGATGAGGAGGCTCATATCCGAAAGAGTAAGTTGCCTCATTTGTATAGACCAGCCAGTTCCAGAACAAATAGCTAACAAAGATGCTAGTGATTACTATGATCTCAGGCCGGCTTTCCATGGTtcgcaagaagcagcgcaTGATTGCCGAAGCCAACAGCAGAACACAACTAACCCGTCGACGAAGTGGCGATGTTACGCCTCGCAGTCCCCTCTCACAAGCGTCGACTTAATCTGACTGcgcgaagaaaaaagaagtcTTAAAAAGCAGCAATAGCAGCACACATcagatacgatacgataAACAAAAGGCAAATCCCTACATAACACTGGAAGCCTCACGGCTGGACATTATTTTGGACGACACCAGTATTATTGCTCGAGGCCCCGAGcacctctttctctttccttctaTGGGTTTTGCCCCTTTCTTTTGAAGGCGTTGAGGCAGCTTGCAAAGACAAGCACCAGAACAGAATCCCCGCTCAGGTAATGGAAGCGGGCGTTTGGATGATTATTTGATATTTCAGTGTTTCAAGGTTTTAGGCATATCCATGGCCAGGCGTTTTATTATATTTCTACTTTTTATTTCGTTGATCCTCTTTCCCAGCCAGGGTATGGCTGATTATGTTTTATTCTCTTTGACTTggttgtttctttctttctcttttttggtCTAGGGCTATACTGCATATCCGAAGCTAGGGGGGCCAGTAGCTGCTAGCAGGCGCAGACGACCAAGGGATTGAGCAAGAGAGTGAGCACGCGTTTGCTCTTGTATGGAACAGCTCTGAACAGCAGttttcctttgccttcttATCTTCTCTTTAcactcatcttctttctcgtcaTAAGCTCTAGTAacctcttgtccatctttGGCTTTAGCCATTTATTGTTGCTATTTTCCGGATTTTTTGGGTATCTTTCTATCGTTTTTGGGACATGGCAATGGGCAACGTGGGTTCGGAtggggttttttttttcaacgGGACGGTATCGATATGTGACCAAGAAAGAGTCACGGGTAGCGGTGGGAACGGATATGGGCGAGGACTGGTTTTTGTGCGTGAATTTGTATGATTTTAGATTGTTGCGTTTCAGCGCGTAACCTAGTCCATGATACCAATACCATTGCTGCCAACGTTTTTGGAACTTGTTGTGTTTGTCCCTATTTCTTCCGCCTTGTGATGTTGTATGATTGATGGGTGAATGTAGTTTACCTCCATGACGGGACGGATTTGTACAGAAGCAATTCACTATAGGCTGTTTTAAACGGCTGTGTTTTCAGTTTTCATCTTGTGTTTGACCAGCTCCTTGTACATTGTAAACACTACAtctgaagcagcagagagTATGCGTTTGACGCAAGACTCGTTCCCCCAAGATGTCTTTCACTCAAATTCCACAAACGCCACTCGCATCTGACCATCCCAGCCAACCATCCAACTCTCATCTCAAGAAAGCAGAGAAGACAAAAGATGATCACCAGCCAGCAGACCTCTTGCTCGCAATCAGCCATGCCGCTGTACAACGCCAACGGGAAAGCATTCAACAAcgagagaaacagaaactCTTAGATCGGAAGTGGAAGGAAGAACACGTATTGAAGCCCCAGATGGAACAGAAGAGGGAGCTTGGGGCGGAAAAAAAGGCTAAGGAGTTAGTGACCGAGCTATTTGAGAAGGAGTTGGCTCAGTGGAGAGAGCAGCGCGACAAGGCTTCAGCAAGAAATTATCTTTCGAGAGCAGAGGTCGACGAACAAGTACACAGACTAGTGGAAGCAGTAATTCAAGGCGTCGGTATGGAAAAGCGCCGCATGGAAGACGGGACGGAAGAACCGCACGAAATCTGGCGCTCAAGAATGATTGCCCTAAGGAAGCAAATAACCACCGTCTGGAACGATAACGACAGAAGGATTCTCATGGGCGTGCCGCGGTATGTGGAGGGATATCCCGTCAGGGAGAGGATTCGGCCACCGATTTTTTTGGCATTGAGGAGGCAGAAGATGTCTGGGCTGAGAGGGTGTTTGCAATGTGAAGTGAAGGGGCTGATGTGCTCGATGAGTGTGCAGGGGAGGGTGGCTGGGGAGGAGGTGATGGATAGGGGGTGTAGGAGGTGTGAGGTGGATGGTGATCGGTGTGTTGTTGACTGTGAGCTTATTGAAgaggtggaggaagagggagaatggagagagaaggtgAGCCATGTGTGGGATTGGTGGGATGGAGCACCGgagcgggaggaggagatggattcaGCAGAGGAGGCCGTGGAGATGTGGGAGCGCCGGAGAAGGGGAgcgaggctggagccagTAGGGGGCGTCATGCAGTGGGTTGAGGTCAGGGGCTTTGCGCCCCAGGGTGGTGACAAGAGTGATAGTAGTGAcaatggtgttgagagcTCGACGGCTTGATTCAAAGAGCGGCATACTTATTTCTGTGCCTTGCAGAAAAATAGAAAGTGTTATCTGAAAAGCATCATCTGGATTCTCTTGCATATCTATCTTCTAGATAGAGTCATCAACCTACCTAAGCgatttcatttcttttcaatCCTCGACTCAAAGAGAGTCCAAATCTGAAAACATTCATTCCTAAATGAGTCAACTCATTCGCAGCAGCTCACATCTGCAAAGTCCACATTTTCACTGGAGAGATTGCCGTTTTTTCCCCGCATGAGTGAAGCCCTTACTTTCCTCGCCTCCAGTGTCCCCATTCTCCATAGCAGCCTGCATGGTATCAGTCAAAAATTTTGCATCCAGTCTCTTCAGCTCTGCCAAAACATCTTGTCTATGAGTCTTGGAGTGTGGTGGCTTCAAGTGCCTGTCAAGGCCAGGCAGAGGGAGCTGAAGCACATCGCAAACTCGCAGTTGATGGGGTGTCATGATTCGAGTCTCTGGCTTGCGGTCTTCGCCACGACGATCCCAAAGTGGTGTATTCTGGATCTGTTCCTCGTTTTGAGTCACATTGGGGCTTTCTTTTGCCAGCTTAGGCTTATATGTTAGCACACCAGTTCCAtgcggtggtgatgacaaCCCCGTCAAGGGCCCTACCCTAGCCGCCTTCATGTCTTGTTGGAGACCTCGAAAGTATCCCGACGTGTCTGTGCAAGGTGGCGAGCTCCACCGTATCGATTTATGAGCACTGGTAGTAGATAATTTGGTAGGTGCTGATGTGagtggaggagattgaaggcTAGCCAAGTCCCAGGGCATTGGCTTGAGTTGAGTGTCGTCGCCCAGGTCTGATAAGCACCGTCTGTCAAGCTGTTGAAAGAATTCAAAGTGCTTTTGCGGTGTACAAAACCAATCGTGGCATTCTGCCTCAGCAGCAGTTATTCGGTTTACCGGTGTTAGCTGAAGGCATGCCAAGGTAAATCTCTGGCTATTCGAGGAACGTTTTGGCGAGATTTCTTTGATCATAGCCTTCACCATCTGTTCAATG
The sequence above is drawn from the Trichoderma breve strain T069 chromosome 5, whole genome shotgun sequence genome and encodes:
- a CDS encoding protein kinase domain-containing protein; translation: MASRQDGSSLGSRRSGGRNVGQFAIDKEIGKGSFAQVYMGWHKETKAAVAIKSVELDRLNKKLKENLYGEIQILKTLRHPHIVALHDCLESATHINLVMEYCELGDLSLFIKKRDKLITHPATHDMARKYPSAPDSGLHEVVIRHFLKQLASALEFLRSKNYVHRDVKPQNLLLLPSQAFREKRNLPIMELADFGFARVLPSTSLADTLCGSPLYMAPEILRYERYDAKADLWSVGTVLYEMISGKPPFRARNHVELLRKIEAAEDVIKFPKEVIITSEMKSLVRSLLKRSPVERLSFENFFSHPIVVNEIPGLVEDDLPRPARREPKSIPQAEPTATSPRVGSLRNGGFEPAPARSSREQLPRSSPLMESPSEGRHRPPSASLPNHPRVSRPSLHNTSPPSSLSQDIRKARIPSGKALTEEEEKAAQDVMFERDYVVVERRHVEVNALADELAANEKLASQSPTSLKSKPLVRHFSQQGPPNSTTGAVAAPPSRTQLITQGRAGQDRRSSYEKALSASPGSASSAITKAIQDASLRLFGVRMPIRPKGQSPPMYQPFPAYPTPPTSAGLIGDGKNIASEDDDVRSAQVIEDLATRSDCVYGFAEVKYKQLVPMAPSTNHGLGGIAADQLSVDDEGLTAEAVVALSEEALVLYVKSLSLLARAMDIASIWWSKKSKGDVTTGLSAAVSQSVVQRINAVVQWVRQRFNEVLEKSEIVRLKLIEAQKQLPEDHPSHPSNQGVDSIMSSAGSGMDQVYLTPGITAEKLMYDRALEMSRTAAIDEVTNENLPGCEISYITAIRMLEAVLDSGDDAGLTRTKESCSDLESDEEAHIRKMITMISGRLSMVRKKQRMIAEANSRTQLTRRRSGDVTPRSPLSQAST